The Chitinophagales bacterium genome includes a region encoding these proteins:
- a CDS encoding inorganic pyrophosphatase: protein MKNKFIAHPWHGIDLLETTPNEVYAFIEIVPTDTVKYEIDKASGFLKIDRPQKFSNIIPCLYGFIPQTYCEKSVATFAQQHEPNIQITDGDKDPLDICVLTSRNIHNGNILVRAKPIGGLRLIDKGEADDKIIAVLEGDDVFQSYNDIDDIPTDVINRLKHYFLTYKNLPNENKVCDITAVYNKTIAHQVIAESIKDYKNNFNI from the coding sequence ATGAAAAATAAATTTATAGCACATCCTTGGCATGGAATTGATTTGTTGGAAACAACACCAAACGAAGTATATGCTTTTATAGAAATTGTACCAACAGATACAGTTAAATATGAAATTGATAAAGCAAGTGGTTTTCTAAAAATAGACCGACCTCAAAAATTTTCTAATATCATTCCTTGTTTGTATGGTTTTATTCCACAAACTTATTGCGAAAAAAGTGTAGCTACATTTGCACAACAACACGAACCTAATATTCAAATTACAGATGGAGATAAAGATCCGTTAGATATTTGTGTACTTACTAGTAGAAATATACATAATGGAAATATACTAGTAAGAGCAAAACCTATTGGTGGTTTACGACTAATAGACAAAGGAGAAGCTGACGATAAAATAATTGCAGTTTTAGAAGGAGATGATGTTTTTCAATCGTATAACGATATTGATGACATACCAACAGATGTTATAAATAGACTAAAGCATTATTTTTTAACCTATAAAAATTTACCTAATGAAAATAAAGTCTGCGACATTACAGCAGTGTACAATAAAACAATAGCACATCAAGTAATTGCAGAAAGTATTAAAGATTATAAAAATAATTTTAATATATAG
- a CDS encoding UDP-glucose/GDP-mannose dehydrogenase family protein has translation MNIAVIGTGYVGLVSGTCLSETGNHVTCVDVDQKKVDKLKSGQITIYEPGLDTLFQRNIKEGRLKFTTSIEEAIQNATLIFLALPTPPGEDGSADLSYVLNVADTLGKIITDYKVIINKSTVPVGTAEKVKNAVAKNATVDFDVVSNPEFLREGVAVDDFMKPDRVVVGVSSNKAKDLMEQLYKPFVRQGNPIIFMDEKSAEMTKYAANSYLATRISFMNELALLCEKTGADVETVRVGMGSDNRIGKRFLFPGIGYGGSCFPKDVQALAKIAEENQYQFKILDAVMKVNHIQKHVLVEKIINHYGSDLSNLTIAIWGLAFKPNTDDIREAPALYIIKDLLEAGATIKAYDPEAMENVAQYFSNLSDEQKQKLHFVDKNMDALNNADCLAILTEWSEFRGADLSQVKAILKTPIIFDGRNLYDLETMQQLGFYYNSIGRKTIND, from the coding sequence ATGAATATAGCTGTTATTGGTACAGGATATGTAGGTTTGGTTTCAGGAACTTGTCTTTCTGAAACAGGTAATCATGTTACTTGTGTAGATGTCGATCAAAAGAAAGTAGATAAACTGAAGTCTGGACAAATTACAATATACGAACCAGGTTTAGATACGCTCTTTCAAAGAAATATTAAAGAAGGAAGGTTAAAGTTTACTACTTCTATAGAAGAAGCTATTCAAAATGCTACACTAATTTTTTTAGCACTACCAACGCCACCAGGAGAAGATGGCTCTGCAGATTTGTCTTATGTGCTTAATGTGGCAGATACTTTGGGTAAAATAATTACAGATTATAAAGTCATCATCAATAAAAGTACAGTTCCTGTTGGTACAGCCGAAAAAGTTAAAAATGCTGTTGCTAAAAATGCAACTGTCGATTTTGATGTGGTTTCCAATCCTGAATTTTTGCGTGAAGGTGTAGCTGTTGACGATTTTATGAAACCAGATAGAGTTGTAGTAGGTGTTAGTTCTAATAAAGCTAAAGATTTAATGGAACAACTGTATAAACCATTTGTGCGACAAGGCAATCCAATTATTTTTATGGATGAAAAGAGTGCAGAAATGACTAAATATGCTGCTAACTCTTATTTGGCTACTAGAATTTCTTTTATGAATGAGTTAGCACTGCTTTGTGAAAAAACTGGTGCTGATGTAGAAACAGTTAGAGTAGGTATGGGAAGCGATAATAGAATTGGTAAACGATTCTTATTTCCTGGTATTGGTTATGGTGGAAGTTGTTTTCCTAAAGATGTGCAAGCGCTAGCAAAAATTGCAGAAGAAAATCAATATCAATTTAAGATTTTAGATGCAGTAATGAAAGTCAATCACATTCAAAAACATGTATTGGTAGAAAAAATCATCAATCATTATGGTAGCGATTTAAGCAACTTAACTATAGCTATTTGGGGCTTAGCGTTTAAACCAAATACTGATGATATTAGAGAAGCTCCTGCTTTATACATTATTAAAGATTTACTAGAAGCTGGTGCTACAATTAAAGCATATGATCCTGAAGCTATGGAAAATGTAGCACAATATTTTAGCAATCTATCTGATGAACAAAAACAAAAATTGCATTTTGTAGATAAGAATATGGATGCATTAAATAATGCAGACTGCTTAGCTATTCTTACAGAATGGTCTGAATTTAGAGGTGCTGATTTGAGTCAGGTTAAAGCAATATTAAAAACACCAATTATTTTTGATGGAAGAAATTTATACGATTTAGAAACGATGCAACAGCTTGGTTTTTATTATAATAGTATAGGAAGAAAAACTATAAATGATTAA
- the cobA gene encoding uroporphyrinogen-III C-methyltransferase translates to MIKKLTLIGAGPGDPDLISIKGMKALQQAKVVLYDALVHTDLLNYAKDAECIYVGKRAGTHYHSQEEINQLILEKANELGAVVRLKGGDPFIFGRGQEEVDFATKHNIAVEVIPGISSAIGIPSLHQIPLTKRGTNESVWIVTGTTKKCQISDDIIIAAQSNATVVILMGMSQLQQIIDIFIEKRGNNHPIAIIQNGSFENEKYIKGTLQNIIQLKEEQQIKSPALIIIGNVVEHMQ, encoded by the coding sequence TTGATAAAAAAACTAACACTCATTGGTGCTGGTCCTGGAGATCCTGATTTAATTTCTATTAAAGGCATGAAAGCTTTGCAACAGGCAAAAGTGGTTTTATACGATGCATTGGTACATACAGATTTATTAAATTACGCAAAAGATGCCGAATGTATTTATGTAGGCAAAAGAGCTGGAACACACTATCATTCGCAAGAAGAAATTAACCAGTTGATTTTAGAAAAAGCCAATGAGCTTGGAGCAGTAGTTCGACTAAAAGGTGGCGATCCATTTATTTTTGGTCGAGGGCAAGAAGAAGTTGATTTTGCTACAAAACATAATATTGCTGTAGAAGTAATTCCAGGAATTTCGTCTGCTATTGGTATTCCTTCTTTACATCAAATTCCATTAACCAAACGAGGCACTAACGAAAGTGTTTGGATAGTTACAGGTACTACAAAAAAATGTCAAATCTCTGATGATATTATTATAGCTGCTCAATCAAATGCTACTGTTGTTATTTTAATGGGAATGAGTCAGTTGCAACAAATTATAGATATATTTATAGAAAAAAGAGGCAATAATCATCCAATTGCAATCATTCAAAATGGAAGTTTTGAGAACGAAAAATACATCAAAGGGACACTACAAAATATCATTCAACTGAAAGAAGAACAACAAATCAAATCTCCAGCATTAATTATAATAGGTAATGTTGTTGAACATATGCAGTAA
- a CDS encoding ABC transporter substrate-binding protein: MKKYIIILLSFLAIACGSNQSSEFKLTKAKGDRYYGGTFRYNEEEYFKSLYPLNITEVTGHRIAEQIYEGLVKFNVKTLAIEPCIAKRWDILENGKVYIFHLRDSVYYHDDECFPNGKGRKVTAQDFKYCFDRLCFHDPANNQGTWIFQDVVQGANEYNEATANGQNPSEGVSGVQVINDSTLSITLEKPYAVFLARLGLIFAKVYPKEAVEHYGQEMRVKCVGTGPFYLNKLIENQVVFLSKNEQYWNKDEFGNQLPLLDNIKVTFIKEKKAELEEFKKGKSDLVYKFPLEIIDEIIDVNANLRPAFQQFQVQYMPSMSLQYYGFLHIGKIFHDKNVRLAFCYAVDREKLCKFTLKNTGFPAKYGVVPPGTGTYPSDNVKGFTYDPEKARKYLADAGFPNGKGFPKVTLQLNSGGSRNTQVAEAITKMIEETLNVEVDMLMVPWAQHTEAVEAAKVDFFRMGWIADYPDAENFLNLFHSKYVPDDPTQKTYINSYRFKDAKFDALFDKAVSTTDETERNKLYNQADQEVIDNAAVLPTYYDIDFRLLQPNVRNCPQNAMEYREFSEVYLVPKEKKNE; encoded by the coding sequence ATGAAAAAATATATAATAATTTTACTGTCTTTTTTAGCCATTGCTTGTGGTTCAAATCAGTCATCAGAATTTAAACTAACCAAAGCCAAAGGAGACAGATACTATGGTGGTACTTTTAGATACAATGAAGAAGAATATTTTAAATCACTATATCCTTTAAATATTACAGAAGTAACTGGACACAGAATTGCAGAACAAATTTATGAAGGATTGGTAAAGTTTAATGTTAAAACACTAGCTATTGAACCTTGCATTGCAAAACGATGGGATATTCTTGAAAATGGAAAAGTGTATATTTTTCATTTAAGAGATAGCGTTTATTACCATGATGACGAATGCTTTCCTAATGGAAAAGGAAGAAAAGTTACAGCTCAAGATTTTAAATACTGTTTCGATAGATTGTGTTTCCATGATCCAGCAAACAATCAAGGCACTTGGATTTTTCAAGATGTAGTACAAGGTGCAAATGAATACAACGAAGCAACTGCAAACGGACAAAATCCTAGCGAAGGTGTTAGTGGTGTTCAAGTAATCAACGACTCTACGCTTTCTATTACATTAGAAAAACCTTACGCTGTTTTCTTAGCTCGTTTAGGTTTAATTTTTGCTAAAGTATATCCAAAAGAAGCAGTTGAACATTATGGACAAGAAATGCGAGTAAAATGTGTTGGAACAGGTCCTTTTTATTTGAATAAGTTGATAGAAAATCAAGTGGTATTTTTGAGTAAAAATGAACAATATTGGAATAAAGATGAATTTGGAAATCAATTGCCTTTGCTAGACAACATTAAAGTTACTTTTATTAAAGAAAAGAAAGCAGAGCTAGAAGAATTCAAAAAGGGAAAGTCCGATTTAGTCTATAAGTTTCCACTAGAAATTATTGATGAAATTATTGATGTCAATGCCAACTTGCGTCCAGCATTTCAACAGTTTCAAGTGCAATATATGCCATCTATGTCGCTACAATATTATGGTTTTTTACATATAGGAAAAATCTTTCATGATAAAAATGTTCGTTTAGCTTTTTGCTATGCTGTTGACAGAGAAAAGCTGTGTAAGTTTACTTTAAAAAATACTGGTTTTCCTGCAAAATATGGTGTAGTTCCTCCAGGAACTGGAACTTATCCTTCAGACAATGTAAAAGGATTTACTTACGATCCTGAAAAAGCTAGAAAATATTTAGCTGATGCTGGATTTCCAAACGGAAAAGGATTTCCTAAAGTTACACTACAATTAAATAGTGGTGGTTCTAGAAATACACAAGTTGCAGAAGCTATTACAAAAATGATAGAAGAAACTTTAAATGTAGAAGTAGATATGCTAATGGTACCTTGGGCTCAACACACCGAAGCAGTTGAAGCAGCTAAAGTCGATTTCTTTAGAATGGGTTGGATTGCAGATTATCCTGATGCAGAAAACTTCTTAAATTTATTTCATAGTAAATATGTTCCAGACGATCCTACACAAAAAACATATATTAATTCTTATCGATTTAAAGATGCTAAGTTTGATGCTTTGTTTGATAAAGCAGTAAGTACTACAGATGAAACTGAAAGAAATAAACTCTACAATCAAGCAGACCAAGAAGTAATAGACAATGCTGCGGTATTGCCTACTTACTACGATATAGACTTTAGATTACTACAACCAAATGTTCGTAACTGTCCACAAAATGCCATGGAATACAGAGAGTTTTCAGAAGTATATTTAGTTCCAAAAGAAAAGAAAAATGAATAA
- a CDS encoding PspC domain-containing protein, translating to MLEKPIKLLHSKSLRDVIEANVYGVCAYLGRKMAIPSKKVRLFFIYTSFIALGSPIIIYLILTFILNLKYSIRSKRVPVWDI from the coding sequence ATGTTAGAAAAGCCAATAAAACTATTACATTCAAAAAGTTTAAGAGATGTAATAGAAGCAAATGTATATGGTGTCTGTGCTTACCTAGGTAGAAAAATGGCAATTCCATCTAAAAAAGTCCGACTCTTTTTTATTTATACTTCTTTTATTGCATTAGGTTCACCAATAATCATTTATCTAATATTAACTTTTATACTGAATTTAAAATATAGTATTCGTTCTAAAAGAGTTCCAGTTTGGGATATTTAA
- a CDS encoding DUF2851 family protein, with protein sequence MKEALLQYIWKFQLYHLANLKTVTQDDLQIIYQGDYNTTQHGPDFLNASIVINGIKLFGNIEIHVFASDWIKHQHTNDSNYQSVILHVVYFNDVELINGMPTLQLNGRVMPLLLQKYRTIMDNNNVVKCKNLSATLNSIVIQQAKEKAIIHRLERKSVQIQQQLHQFNGDWNQVHYYNLVQCFFDKSNQFAAKNLLVNLPYSVLLKHADNIFQLEALLFGVAGLLHDNFSDDYPSMLQKEFSFLQAKYQLKISNKKYWNYFRIRPMSFPSIRLSQLANLLHTSPQFVRLYQLDKVKYTLQNVQASVYWQTHYLLDKSTSNHTNCLGKKQIDKILINYTLPIQYTYAKYEQKPLEYILEYYYSLSKETNNKTKLFDYEHFNHKTAYDSQAFIELHDEFCTKQKCLQCVIGHHVLAQSNKIQNYIEEENVFYV encoded by the coding sequence ATGAAAGAAGCATTACTACAATATATCTGGAAGTTTCAACTATACCATCTTGCCAATTTAAAAACGGTAACTCAAGATGACTTGCAAATTATTTATCAAGGTGATTATAATACTACACAACATGGACCAGATTTTTTAAATGCAAGTATTGTAATTAATGGCATAAAACTTTTTGGAAATATAGAAATTCATGTCTTTGCTTCAGATTGGATAAAACATCAACATACAAATGACAGCAATTACCAATCAGTTATTTTACATGTCGTTTATTTTAATGATGTTGAACTAATTAACGGAATGCCAACACTACAACTCAACGGAAGAGTGATGCCATTGCTACTACAAAAATATCGTACTATTATGGATAACAATAATGTAGTAAAATGTAAAAATTTATCAGCAACACTTAACTCAATTGTCATTCAACAAGCAAAAGAAAAAGCAATTATTCATCGTTTAGAACGAAAAAGTGTACAAATACAACAACAATTGCATCAATTTAATGGCGATTGGAATCAAGTACACTACTACAATTTAGTACAATGCTTTTTTGATAAAAGCAATCAGTTTGCCGCAAAAAACTTATTGGTAAATTTACCCTATTCAGTACTACTCAAACACGCCGATAATATTTTTCAGTTAGAAGCATTACTATTTGGTGTTGCTGGCTTACTACATGATAATTTTTCAGACGATTATCCGAGCATGCTACAAAAAGAGTTTTCCTTTCTACAAGCAAAGTATCAACTCAAAATCAGTAACAAAAAATATTGGAATTACTTTCGTATTCGTCCAATGTCATTTCCAAGTATCCGTTTGTCGCAATTAGCCAATTTGTTGCATACATCACCACAATTTGTACGACTCTATCAATTAGATAAGGTAAAGTACACACTACAAAATGTACAAGCATCAGTTTATTGGCAAACACATTATCTATTAGACAAATCTACAAGCAATCATACAAATTGCTTAGGCAAAAAACAAATAGATAAAATTTTAATTAATTATACCTTGCCAATACAATATACTTATGCTAAATACGAACAAAAACCATTAGAGTACATTTTAGAATATTATTATTCTTTATCAAAAGAAACCAATAATAAAACCAAACTGTTTGATTACGAACATTTTAATCATAAAACAGCTTACGACTCACAAGCATTTATAGAATTACACGATGAGTTTTGTACTAAACAAAAATGTTTGCAGTGTGTCATCGGACATCATGTATTAGCACAGTCAAACAAAATTCAGAACTATATAGAAGAAGAAAATGTATTTTATGTTTAA
- the xth gene encoding exodeoxyribonuclease III has product MNDLSIISYNVNGIRAAIKKGLIDWIKSSPYQVFLFQEIKADEADVPKELFEDLGFECHWFSAQKKGYSGVGVISKVPLTNIIKGMNNKLYDAEGRVIRFNIGDIHFINAYFPSGSSGDERQAIKMEFLDDFYNFVDAIKQTHQKIVIAGDYNICHEAIDIHNPVGNKNSSGFLPEERAWMTKFFDSGFIDSFRSLHPTLKDQYTWWSFRANARANNKGWRIDYQSCSNALSNQIVEAAIFPDVKQSDHCPILLKLKL; this is encoded by the coding sequence ATGAATGATTTAAGTATAATTTCTTATAATGTTAATGGCATTAGAGCTGCAATTAAAAAAGGACTAATTGATTGGATTAAAAGTTCTCCTTATCAAGTATTTCTTTTTCAAGAAATTAAGGCAGATGAAGCCGATGTTCCCAAAGAACTTTTTGAAGATTTAGGTTTTGAATGTCATTGGTTTTCTGCTCAAAAAAAAGGATATAGTGGCGTTGGCGTTATTAGTAAAGTTCCTTTAACCAATATTATTAAAGGAATGAATAACAAATTGTACGATGCAGAAGGAAGAGTTATTCGTTTTAACATAGGAGATATTCACTTTATCAATGCTTATTTTCCATCTGGCTCTAGTGGCGATGAAAGACAAGCGATTAAAATGGAGTTTTTAGATGACTTTTATAATTTTGTGGATGCAATAAAACAAACACATCAAAAGATTGTAATTGCTGGCGATTATAATATTTGTCATGAAGCAATAGACATTCATAATCCTGTTGGTAATAAAAACTCTTCTGGATTTTTACCTGAAGAAAGAGCTTGGATGACAAAATTCTTTGACAGTGGATTTATAGATTCTTTCAGAAGTTTACATCCAACATTAAAAGATCAATATACTTGGTGGAGTTTTAGAGCTAATGCAAGAGCCAATAACAAAGGTTGGAGAATCGACTATCAAAGTTGTAGCAATGCACTCTCTAATCAAATTGTAGAAGCAGCAATCTTTCCTGATGTAAAACAATCAGACCATTGTCCAATTTTATTAAAACTAAAACTATAA
- a CDS encoding SDR family oxidoreductase encodes MKKILITGAAGFLGSHLCDRFIKEGYKVVGMDNLSTGNIKNIEHLFPNPNFEYHHHDVTTFVHVSGKLDYILHFASPASPIDYLKMPIQTLKVGAMGTYNLLGLAKEKNARILVASTSEVYGDPTVHPQNEEYWGNVNPVGPRGVYDEAKRYMEAITMAYHNFHQVDTRIIRIFNTYGPRMRLDDGRALPQFMSQGLKGEDITVFGDGSQTRSFCYVADLVEGIYRLLLSDYHLPVNIGNPDEISLLDFAKEIQNLTGNQSKIVFQDLPKDDPKQRQPDITKAKTILGWQPTVNRSEGLKITLDYFKEAVFN; translated from the coding sequence ATGAAAAAAATTTTAATTACAGGAGCGGCTGGATTTTTAGGATCTCACCTATGCGATAGATTCATTAAAGAAGGATATAAAGTAGTAGGAATGGATAATCTTTCTACTGGAAATATCAAAAACATAGAACATCTATTTCCAAATCCAAACTTCGAATATCATCATCATGATGTAACTACTTTTGTTCATGTTTCTGGTAAATTAGATTATATCTTACACTTTGCATCACCAGCAAGTCCTATTGATTACTTAAAAATGCCTATTCAGACTTTAAAAGTTGGTGCAATGGGAACTTATAATTTACTGGGTTTAGCAAAAGAAAAGAATGCTAGAATTCTAGTAGCGTCTACTTCCGAAGTCTATGGTGATCCAACTGTTCATCCTCAAAATGAAGAATATTGGGGAAATGTAAATCCAGTTGGACCAAGAGGTGTTTACGATGAAGCTAAAAGATACATGGAAGCAATTACTATGGCTTACCACAACTTTCATCAAGTTGACACAAGAATTATTAGAATTTTTAATACCTATGGACCAAGAATGCGATTAGATGATGGTAGAGCTTTACCACAATTTATGAGTCAAGGATTAAAAGGTGAAGACATTACTGTTTTTGGCGATGGTTCTCAAACGCGTTCATTTTGTTATGTGGCAGATTTAGTAGAAGGTATCTATCGTTTGTTGTTGTCCGATTATCATTTGCCAGTAAATATTGGCAATCCTGATGAAATTTCACTGCTAGATTTTGCTAAGGAAATTCAAAACTTAACAGGCAATCAATCTAAAATTGTTTTTCAAGATTTACCAAAAGATGATCCAAAACAAAGGCAACCAGATATTACTAAAGCTAAAACTATTTTAGGTTGGCAACCAACTGTTAACAGAAGCGAAGGTTTAAAAATAACACTAGACTATTTTAAAGAAGCTGTTTTCAATTGA
- a CDS encoding RecX family transcriptional regulator codes for MGLNQQEKEYQEQLNEFIVKLEYYCSYQERCLAELKQKMYKLEIPVAMQDTIIEHLQENNFYNEERFVASFINGKAKHKKWGKQKLTNELLKKQIDYNLIQQALSQLNEFEYQERLQLLLEKKASQIKSNSILEKKQKLYRFALQKGYDTASITPILNKIIDEK; via the coding sequence TTGGGTTTAAATCAACAAGAAAAAGAATATCAAGAACAGCTTAATGAGTTTATAGTTAAGCTCGAATATTATTGTAGTTATCAAGAAAGGTGTTTAGCAGAATTAAAACAAAAAATGTATAAACTAGAAATTCCAGTTGCAATGCAAGATACCATTATTGAACATCTACAAGAAAATAATTTTTACAATGAAGAAAGATTTGTAGCTAGTTTTATTAATGGAAAAGCCAAACACAAAAAATGGGGAAAACAAAAACTCACTAATGAATTACTAAAAAAACAAATTGACTATAATTTAATTCAACAAGCATTGAGTCAATTAAATGAATTTGAATATCAAGAACGATTGCAGTTGCTCTTAGAAAAAAAAGCGTCTCAAATAAAATCAAACAGTATATTAGAAAAAAAGCAAAAGTTATATAGATTTGCTTTGCAAAAAGGATATGATACAGCATCAATCACACCAATATTGAATAAAATAATAGATGAAAAATAA
- a CDS encoding carboxypeptidase-like regulatory domain-containing protein, translating to MQSIKVNIFFLFFFLSSTVLAQYFIDGVIRDKITDEGVAFANVYIKGTTIGTSTDDTGYYKITLNEYYDSLTVSFLGYKEQSKQIKDISRQQIDFQLSEDANELFETIIYADKEALEDYLFRKIQENKPINDKNKFNNYQYNAYSKVEVDVKNLNDKLMNRKLLKPFAFVFNNIDSTSEEEPFLPMMLSETLSEVYYSKSQNKFKERVLATKISGTEDESLGAFLGASATEYNIYDNGFNILEKEFISPIAASGKLFYNYRVIDTMVIDNVVHYRMEFQPKGKGSNTFFGNFVVSENNYAIKSIQMNMAKHVNINFISRIIIQQDFQFADTTAWILSKDNFTIEFQPIPNKPSIVIRKKAAYKDFLINKPQIEDNVKALKELVIVDDDASNKSKAFWDSARYVPLSKNEAAIYHLVDTIQSVKAYKTYFYIIEILISGNVKAGPIDIGPVSSAVSYNQLEGWRFGLGIETNEDFSKNIFLRTQAAYGLRDKEWKYGGIVKALLSKKPRQVLTLEYTYDVSKLRRTTEAISSSSLLNIAVLRNRNQKLLYAREAKIKYDFEWREGYSSSITFQNRKIEPGLIPFQYVEDVAAPIEHLHYNLTQTELILNLRFALKEKFLGNKTIFRTSINKTSIPVFQFEYVYGIKNILKSEYNYHKLSFYFSDLVQIKPIGKLEMSVQAGKVFGNVPFFLSEVHDGNQTYIFNNRAFNLMNDYEFVSDQYLQWILIHHFDGFFLNKIPGIRKLKLREYIDFRGVLGTLNPNNKASNKYNEITEVGKKPYLELGFGIENIVKFFKVGFSWRLTHRVPTAPKWGFLFGFDFDF from the coding sequence ATGCAAAGCATAAAGGTAAACATATTTTTTTTATTCTTTTTCTTAAGCTCTACAGTATTAGCTCAGTACTTTATTGATGGTGTTATTAGAGATAAAATTACAGACGAAGGTGTTGCTTTTGCTAATGTTTATATTAAAGGAACAACTATAGGTACTTCTACAGATGATACTGGATATTATAAGATTACTTTGAATGAATACTATGATTCGCTTACCGTTTCTTTTTTAGGATATAAAGAACAATCAAAACAAATAAAAGATATAAGCAGACAGCAGATTGACTTTCAATTGAGTGAAGATGCTAATGAATTATTTGAAACTATTATTTATGCAGATAAAGAAGCACTAGAAGATTATTTGTTTAGAAAAATTCAAGAGAACAAACCAATAAATGACAAAAATAAATTTAATAACTATCAGTACAATGCATACAGTAAGGTAGAAGTAGATGTTAAAAATCTCAATGACAAATTGATGAATAGAAAGTTGTTAAAACCTTTTGCTTTTGTTTTTAATAATATAGATAGCACTTCAGAAGAAGAACCATTTTTACCAATGATGTTGTCAGAAACATTGTCGGAAGTATACTATTCTAAATCACAAAATAAGTTTAAAGAAAGAGTACTTGCTACTAAAATTTCTGGAACAGAAGATGAAAGTTTAGGTGCTTTTTTAGGTGCTTCTGCTACAGAATATAATATCTATGACAATGGATTTAATATCTTAGAAAAAGAATTCATTAGTCCAATTGCAGCAAGTGGCAAATTGTTTTACAACTATAGAGTTATCGACACTATGGTTATTGATAATGTAGTGCATTATAGAATGGAATTTCAGCCAAAAGGAAAAGGGTCGAATACTTTTTTTGGAAATTTTGTAGTATCCGAAAATAATTATGCCATAAAGAGTATTCAAATGAATATGGCAAAACATGTAAATATTAACTTTATTAGTAGAATTATTATACAACAAGATTTTCAATTTGCCGATACTACTGCTTGGATTTTATCTAAAGACAATTTTACTATAGAGTTTCAACCAATACCCAATAAACCTTCTATTGTAATAAGAAAAAAAGCAGCATATAAAGATTTTCTAATCAACAAACCACAAATAGAAGACAATGTAAAAGCATTGAAAGAACTAGTAATTGTTGATGATGATGCATCGAACAAAAGCAAAGCATTTTGGGATTCTGCTCGTTATGTTCCACTCAGTAAAAATGAAGCCGCTATTTATCATTTAGTAGACACCATTCAATCAGTAAAAGCATATAAAACTTATTTTTATATTATTGAAATTCTAATTAGTGGAAATGTTAAAGCTGGTCCAATTGATATAGGTCCAGTATCAAGTGCAGTAAGCTATAATCAACTAGAAGGTTGGCGTTTTGGCTTAGGAATTGAAACCAACGAAGATTTCTCAAAAAATATTTTCTTAAGAACTCAAGCTGCTTATGGTTTAAGAGATAAAGAATGGAAATACGGTGGAATTGTAAAAGCACTACTTTCTAAGAAACCAAGGCAAGTTTTAACATTAGAATATACTTATGATGTAAGCAAATTAAGAAGAACTACCGAAGCCATTTCTTCAAGTAGTTTATTGAATATTGCAGTGCTTAGAAACAGAAATCAAAAATTATTATATGCAAGAGAAGCGAAAATTAAATACGATTTTGAGTGGCGAGAAGGTTATAGTTCAAGCATTACTTTTCAAAACAGAAAAATAGAGCCAGGTTTAATTCCATTTCAGTATGTAGAAGATGTGGCTGCTCCAATAGAACACTTACACTACAATCTAACGCAAACAGAACTAATTTTAAACTTAAGATTTGCACTTAAAGAAAAATTTTTAGGCAACAAAACTATTTTTAGAACGAGTATTAATAAAACAAGTATTCCTGTATTTCAGTTTGAATATGTATATGGTATTAAAAACATTTTAAAGAGTGAATACAACTATCATAAACTCTCGTTTTATTTCTCCGATTTAGTTCAAATCAAACCAATAGGTAAACTAGAAATGAGCGTTCAAGCTGGTAAAGTTTTTGGCAATGTTCCTTTCTTCTTGTCAGAAGTTCATGATGGCAATCAAACTTATATCTTTAATAACAGAGCATTTAATTTAATGAACGATTATGAGTTTGTGAGCGACCAATACCTACAGTGGATTTTAATACATCATTTTGATGGATTTTTCTTGAATAAAATTCCAGGAATAAGAAAATTAAAACTACGAGAGTATATAGATTTTAGAGGCGTTTTAGGAACTTTAAATCCAAACAATAAAGCATCAAACAAGTATAATGAAATAACAGAAGTAGGTAAAAAACCATACTTAGAGTTGGGCTTTGGTATAGAAAATATTGTCAAATTTTTTAAAGTTGGATTCTCATGGCGATTAACACACAGAGTACCAACAGCACCAAAATGGGGATTTTTATTTGGCTTTGATTTTGATTTCTAA